The following coding sequences lie in one Frigoribacterium sp. SL97 genomic window:
- a CDS encoding DUF6177 family protein, with the protein MTDDATTTVSLLHPMLDTHGPGWVESRSSKPVVGVSSGLSALFVDCAGPGTRVALVTDPASRLTYSLFHLLDVLGGVWLTRASDGSLRRAVTLEPVRSPAHGLGVTEDGYPLPQDEAPSSVRLDEGRTVDPDAVPWTQLAVVTHHRARAEARLGGTLERLVESLAPGTRTLWGTTEPATTVWDRDFFTAAARSRMPSETRFHVAGGDASGPRYRGWVRIARSDDGVIEETRIVVTGAVAPGVVADALADVAGRQQVLLATAWSMSGRADGTVSAHDRVAPQPLAAVVGARSVRGMQLDVEGLVRRVGGRVLGSSRTPSVLVSFDEGPAGDAEVGAGAGAGAVDGAAAAARWHRFADAVEVVGADEILAAMTPPGVHRAS; encoded by the coding sequence GCTCGACACGCACGGGCCCGGCTGGGTCGAGTCGCGGTCGAGCAAGCCCGTCGTCGGGGTGTCCAGTGGCCTCTCGGCCCTCTTCGTCGACTGTGCCGGGCCGGGCACCCGCGTCGCCCTCGTCACCGATCCCGCATCGCGGCTCACGTACTCGCTGTTCCACCTGCTCGACGTGCTCGGCGGGGTCTGGCTGACCCGCGCCTCCGACGGTTCGCTGCGTCGGGCGGTCACGCTCGAGCCGGTGCGCTCACCGGCCCACGGCCTCGGGGTGACCGAGGACGGCTACCCGCTGCCGCAGGACGAGGCGCCGTCGTCGGTCCGGCTCGACGAGGGACGCACCGTCGACCCCGACGCCGTCCCGTGGACGCAGCTCGCCGTCGTCACCCACCACCGGGCGCGGGCCGAGGCCCGACTCGGTGGCACGCTCGAACGACTCGTCGAGTCACTCGCTCCCGGCACGCGCACCCTGTGGGGGACGACCGAGCCGGCCACCACGGTCTGGGACCGGGACTTCTTCACGGCCGCCGCGCGCAGCCGCATGCCCTCCGAGACGCGGTTCCACGTGGCCGGCGGCGACGCCTCCGGGCCGAGGTACCGGGGCTGGGTGCGTATCGCGCGCAGCGACGACGGCGTGATCGAGGAGACCCGCATCGTCGTGACCGGAGCCGTCGCGCCGGGCGTCGTCGCGGACGCGCTCGCCGACGTGGCCGGTCGACAGCAGGTCCTCCTGGCCACGGCGTGGTCGATGTCCGGCCGGGCCGACGGGACGGTGTCCGCCCACGACCGGGTCGCACCGCAGCCACTCGCCGCCGTCGTCGGGGCCCGGAGCGTCCGGGGCATGCAGCTGGACGTCGAGGGCCTGGTCCGTCGGGTCGGCGGACGGGTGCTCGGGTCGTCGCGGACGCCGTCGGTGCTCGTGTCGTTCGACGAGGGGCCGGCCGGTGACGCCGAGGTCGGTGCTGGTGCTGGTGCTGGTGCTGTCGACGGTGCCGCGGCCGCAGCCCGTTGGCACCGCTTCGCCGACGCGGTCGAGGTCGTCGGCGCCGACGAGATCCTCGCCGCGATGACCCCGCCGGGGGTGCACCGTGCCTCGTGA